The segment ATCCACCTATTCCCAAATCCCATCATTCTCAAGATTGCGAACAGATAGGCCCAATTAAGCTTGTCAAAAGCTTTCTCTATGTCAAGTTTAACCAACAACCCTGCGTCTCCTGATTTCTACTTCCAATTCAGCACTCATTTGCTATCAATACAACACCATCCGAGATTTTTCTACCCTTAACAAATGCATTTTCGTAGACTGAGACCAGCTTCCCAATTACAGATTCAAGTCTCTCCACAAGAATCTTTGCTATTAACTTGTACACTCTCCCAATAAGACTAGTTTGTAATCTTTTAATTCTATTGCCCCTTTCTTTTTAGGAATAAGGGCAATAAAGGAAGCATTATAGAACTTGACCATATGACAGTTATGGTGAAAGTGATTTAGGGCCCCGATTACTTCATATTTAATGACTTCCCATGCCTTCCGAAAAAAGGCCATTGTAAATCCGTCAGGGCCTGAAGCCTTGTCAGGTGCAGAAGCCTTGATGGTAGCATGAATATCCTCCTCTTCAAATTTTCTTTACAGTCAGTCTCTTTCATCTAGAGAGATAGATTCCATATCCAGTTCTGTAAGATCAATGTACCACTCCATATTTTCTAGTACGAATTCCGAGTTGTAAACGCCAACAAGTCGGTTTAATATCCGAAGACAAAAGTTGAAAATGGGTAAGTATACCAAGGAACCCTTATAATAAGTCAGTTAAAGAATTTAGACTTAGTTAGAGACCAAAGGTAGCCCTAGAACAAAAGCTGAAGTTAAATAGGACTATGGTGGAGTATTTCAAGTGGTACCAAGTATGGACTGACTTTTAACAAGCATATCTTCCAGCATATGGGGATCTAGAGGCTGAGTTACCTATAAAAGAAAGTCCTATGAGTCAAATTTCCAGCAAGCCAAACTGTGCATCCATCAGACTTTGGAGTAAAAAGTTATACCCATTTTACCACACCGTGCTCAGTGTTGAGGCAATCGACGAGCCAAAGCATGGTCGTGAGTTGAAGTACAGCATGTGAATTGGGTCGTGAAAAAGTTTTGAAGGGGTGAAAATCAAGTTCTGGACAACCCCCAACATAAGGTGGGATTTATGGGACGCGGATTGATCCACAAGGAGATCCACGACTATGAATTATTGACGACCGAGAGTCCATCTGTAGATTTAAGTCGGCAGAAGCTTTTTAAAAGCTTTTAACGCAATTCAAAGGCCTTCTGTCATTATTTTCTTCACCCATCTCACCTATAAGCTCTCTAAAAGGGTCTCTAGTTGATCTAAGGTCCCTGGTAAGGATTTCTCATGGATCGAGCTCAGTTTTTTTGCCCGTTACCACTGTAGTTGCTAACTTGGGTATCTTCTTGGCTTCTTATTTGGAGTGAGCATTTGCAGAACCAAACGTCAGTAGAATTGAAATTAACAGTGTAACATAACACTAAAAAAAGGTTGATATATAGGAAATAAGCGCAATGAAAACACTAAAATTCAAAACTAGACAGTGTAAGCACTTGAGTgtaaataaataggaaaataagTGCATAAATGAAAACAGCATGCCACTTTCTGTAACTCTCCTGAACATATTTGATAGTACATTTAATTTGTCATGCCCCTGCAGCTATTCACTCAACAAATGGTCTGTTACTACCACAATTAGGGACTCACAGAAGACTGTAAATGGCTTTTCgaggaaagacaaaagaaagtGTGAATCTAAGCCGAGAGCCCCCTTCAGATACATTTTACTACTAGTCTTAAATTTAGTTGTTATCATAACAATATAAAGCAATACTGTTTAATTCTATTTCTTGTTGTTTCATCAAAATCTTCTAACAATTAACAGTGAATAACTGAAAGTTGTACCAAATAATATACCTTGAACTCTGAATATGGGAAAATAGTGCCATGATACTCTCTTCACATTTTTGCCCGTTCAAGACGAGCTTTCATGACTTCTTCCATTTCTCCACAAGTTAATTTTCTACTTCCATAGGGTCCTATACTCTCTCGTTAATGACATGCTTTTCCTAGCTCCCTTTTGTGCTTATAATTGCTTGTAAATTCTATGTGTGGATCTCCTACTTGTTGGCTTTGTTCCCAATCCTTAACCATAGCAAAATTCTTGCTCTTTTCCAACAATTTTCATAAAGGCACCACTAACAATGCAGTCCGTAGAAATTCCCTCTTCCGATTGTTGAACTTGCTCTGCAACAAATTCTTTcaccttttcctacatacaagTTAACAAGCTCTgactttcaatttttatttcacaGTCTTCTGTTCTATGAGTTAAAAATTAGAGTTAGTATACACATTCCATTCAGTAGAGACATCACCAACCCATTTTCTATTTGTCGAGCAAATTTCCAAAGTTCCTGaagattttgtttcttttctgGTGGTTGGATTTCTCTACCAGAGGAAATCAAATTGTGTTACTGAAGAAaggattataaaaaaaaaagagatagtGCTCTGATGGATTTCCTAACACAAATATGTTCCATTCCTTGTTTTACCACTTGCTAATTTTGTTCACTGGTTTTCTGCATAGACATATATtgatttaagaataaaaagcagattaataaaataaatcatagcATAACATTAAATCCATTGAATTTtgataaaacaaatatttgattTGCTGATTAGGGGCTATTAGAAATACATTAAAGGGTGTGTGGTACGAAAGTCATTTTACTCATTTTCAAGAAACTTGTTTTTCACCCTAAGTGGAAAATTAACTAGTTACTACACAAGAGCGCATATGAGAATAAAGGAGAATCCCCTGATCAACCAGGCCGGAAGAATTGAAATGATGCAAGAGACCATTCCAAGAAGGAACTTCAGGGACAAGATTGTAATTTCTCATTGAAGAAAACGTTACCGTACTGGCGGCCATTGCCGATGAAGAGATTGGGAGGCATATTCCGAGGCTTAGTGGGATAGCAATGGAGAGCAGAGGGTGGTTCTTCATCTTGTACATAGACTGTTCGACGAAATGCCACAGAGAATCGTCTACTTCGCCGCTTATTTTGTATGTGTTCTTTTTCAGCTCTCGTCGAACAAAATATGTAAAAGCTTAAGTTGTCTCTATTAATACATCTAAAATACACGCACAAGTGGAATGAGAAAAACATATACTCCTTTTAtatgtgaattattttttttcgccaaataatttaagttcatcagaaatttacatataaaatctttaatttttttaaaaaagaaatttatatattttttaaccaCGTAagtattataaatcataataattaataattcaaaatgtttaaaaattttatgaaaaattaaggatcaaaaataaatttatttaaatcttgaaattcaaaaaaataacatataaaatgaaacgaaCTAAATATTACTTTACAAAGTAATACGAATAAATTAAGTGATTATATAAggaattaattttgttttatttaaattaaatagctAGGTGCATGTATTTACAACCATTTTTTGTATGTATAGTTATGACTTATGTCATTCACCTTTCCATTATAAGAAATTGGAATATTGAGTAGTCTTTTTTGGAACCACAAGGTGATCTGGAATCGTTATAACTTCTGTCACGGtctttattttttgggtgagtATGTGTATCGAATAGATTTTTTACTAGATGATAGTTTGCAAATCATACAGAAAATGTATATGCACTAGTTAAGCCTATGCGACAAACTCAACTCACAATTGTCTTAATTCCTTCACCATATATTGTTTCCGCAATTTTTAGAAGACTTATTAAATTGGTTGTCACATTTGTTCTTCAAAGTCTAAATAagcaatttttgaaattataatgtattctcaaactttatttacaaatacaatgacGTTTAATCAAATAACCATTTATAAACATCAAGGAAAAGACAGCAAATATACTTTTGTATTACTCAAAATATTTAGGGTTAGAAAAATTACAATACATAGTAAGGGTTTAGGTTTTATCTGTTTTGCTATGTACCTATTAACAAAAGCATGAAGGAGATTAACAAAGGAAAAGTCAAAGTAAGTGTTACTAATAAGATTATTAGGCGAAGAACAAAAATTGGACGGATGGATCTTTATGCCACATTTATGGAAGCTAGCTGTACAAATGGATCTTCATGTCACAACTTCACATTTATGAAAATTGTGCAACAACTTGGTGAAGGTGTTGAAATTGAGGAGATCGGATATTCAACTATTGAGGTGATAGATCTAAGCAGTGATCGACAACAAATAACAAATGGGTGTATTGTTGAGCTAAATATGATTTTCGAAGTGATTCATTTAACTTCACAGAATGGTCAAGTTTCTGATTTTGGATCAAGCCATTCAATTCTGCGAAGAAATCTTTTGGTGGAACAAAAGAATGTATTGCAAGTGATTGAAGTACATATGTTTCTTGAAATAGTTCGTCAAAAAATAGAAGGATTTCATCTTCCCGATGTAACATTAATCAAAGGGAAATGATATGCAAGTGGAAGTGCTTTTTATTTCTCAATTAAAAGTTCTTAAAtagattgtttttttaaaaactattaataacAAACGCAAAAATTCCTCCTAATTATTCTGATCTAAACAAACTACACTAATCTTGTAGCCTAGGGACCatgaaataacatatttaactCCTAAACAATAGCAACAAACTAACCACTACTGCATATATGGTTGAATACAAGGAATcaataaaatcaattgaaaaaaaaaataaaagaaggcaaataataataataataataagcgtttgagaattttttttaaataagacgAACAAACTATATAAAGTTGTGTGTAtttgacaaaatttaaatatagcaaagaaaaaaaatacgtgtataaatttattgaaatacaagacaaagaaaaatgttttttttaaaaaaaattaaacaaaaaatatatatacataaaaaggCACATGTATATCACAACAActaattgaattgaatttaatAAATGCAAAGAAGTATAAAATTTTGTGTTAGGGTATTAGACCTTGTTAAGATAAAGTGTGACTCAAAAAGCATATAAGTTAACAAAAAAAGATGAATATAAGGATATTTTTAGCAAAATAAGTGAAAACAAGATATTTTTTAACGGTTTCTTATAGTTTAGGGTACTTTAAAGAGAAAATTACGCGgttaagcaaacttatactacTTAATTACTCATCACAACTacagtttgctataattatcactcacgactaacattaaacattaattaTGTGGACTGACTTTGAGTTTATATAATTAGccacatttgtatatgtataatttatcagaatatacaaatacatatgtataatatacaattatcaaatcgatatacatatacaattcatctctCCTGATTGCTTCCCTCTCTCGCTTGCCTGTGTCCTCCCTCTCTCAACCTCTCTTGCCTCTCCcatctctctcccaatctcgcttgctttttatacaaatagatacgtataatatacaattatctaaccaatatacatatacaattcacctctgtCTCACTCTctgtcctctctcgctcgcctctctcctctctctcccaatctcgcttgccatatatacaattacatatgtataatacacaattatttaacaaatatacatatacaatttactCTTCTCCCACTTTTTTCCCTCtctcttgcctctctcctctctatCCAAATCTCGCTCTCTtctctcctccctataacatATAGCTACGAAAAGTAtagctatggagagtaattatttttagtaaatatatgtgaaagttccccAATTTTTAATCGTTTTCCTCTTACAATAAACAAAGTTAAGAGTTTTATGGACTTGCTCCAAATTCAGCCCAGCCCAATTTATGAAGGCTTGGATATACCAACTATTGCCGGCTATTGTGTCAATGTCAGACTGCTACTATTAAGGTTGAAGAAGACATAGTACTATTAATTTgcattatactattttttttaaaaaaagttgacCCCTATTTTACACCCATATGAACTTcagatatttttcaaaaattgccaTAATATGGTTCTCTGTATTTGTTTGTACGAAGTTATATTATAAAGTTGACTAGAtggaaaacaaaacaaaatattactaaaaacaaTAGGGTTATCTTaacattgaaagaaaaattgactaacatatttcttctatattttatCTACTTATTGTTAATCATATCTTACATGATCGACTCAAAAGATAGTGTTGATACTGATCCTAATTCTAATAAATACAAAAGTCAAACCTAACTAACAAAAGACTTTCTACTGTTGGTGGGACCAATCATTGAGCTTTGGAACTTTATAATTCATTAATGATCAaagtaaaacataatttaaaaaaaagtctaaGGTAAATCGAAAAATATGACATTGAATTGAACAAAGATAAATCAAAATGTGATAGAGGGTGAATCAGACtcctccaaaaaaaattgaattcaaaCTTCAGCTAGCGTTAATCAAATACGTTGATTTTTGTTGAAATCAATAGAAAAAAAGTGATCGAAATTACTAAGACGTCACTTTTTTCTTACTCCAAGGGTGGGGAAGAAAAAACAAACATGACCTAAagctacaaaaagaaaaattgagaaCTTTAAAGGAATAAAGgcatatacatatcataagaTAGAATAATCATGGTAAAAATTGGTTGAACCAACCATTCAAACATGATAGGGACAAGTTACATAAACacacaacaataaaaacaaatttagcTGGCTAAACCAATTCCTTATTTTCCTCTACTTTCATAGTAAAGCAATTGAATTTTGGCATGACTAAGGTTAACTAGTATAATGAAATAGATAGGCAACGTAAGATAGATGACAACATTTCATTTTAGCGGCAACGTAAAGCCAATAACAAAATATGCGCGCCCATGTCACTGTTGTCGGTTACATTTGGTTCTCTATTACAATTCACCACTCCATGTGGTTTGGCACaacataagaaacaaaaattaaaaaaataaaaaatttagcatttattattcaaaatgttACATTGTCAAACCTACATATAGTACTTTTTGTAATAAACTAATCAATTAACGAAAATAAGTGTACCTTGAAAAGGACATATGGCCTTGCACATTGCATACTATTTTTTCTTACAacgctttttttttttaaggatcTTGGTGTTTTAGTCAGTTTTCGTgtaacttatttaattttataagataTAAGGTACTGTGGGTGTAATAACTATCACGTCACTCTATCCACAAAGAGATAGAATAGATGAAAAGAAATAACTCGTATTTTTTGGCTCTAGTAGGATTTAAACCTAAGAGTTCATGATTCTCAATTAAATTTACTGATCATTAGGTCACATCTTGGAGATAGCACCTAACACATCTTTCCTTACTTGatactctcttttttttcaacaatATCTATCTACTATTGACTTTGCACACTCATTAAGAAACTATAAATAAACTAAGAATTTCATTATATCACCCTTTGAATacactaataaatataatgtattgaaaaatacaataaagAAATGACTATAATTATGATAAGGTAAATTAGGAACCAACTGTGAGATTATccattaaatttcataaaatggacaaacattattGGACATCCCAAAATAATAAACTGGACAACTATTGTTGAACGCACAAAGTATTAGTCTCCATaacaatttatgtgacacagtTTGAATCAAGactagaaaaaatataaatgagatATTTAAAACTTGTACAATATTTGCGTTGACCCTAAACATGTTTGTCATAGCATTCGTGAAAttataaaatctttttattatGAATACAATATCAAATGCAAAGttagtcattttttaaaaagaatgtgcCAAATAAACTAGAACAAGTAAATCCAACTTTTTGTCAAATAAtttgaactttatttttttaaaaaaataaaaaattaagctaGTTGAGAACATATATtacagagaaaaaataattggaTAACAGAACTTTTTGTCCCTTCTTTTGTAGATTAAGAAATGATAGAAAACTTTTacatagacaaaaaaaaaagtgttaatGAATTGACTGCAAAAGAAGCAAGTCCTAAATTGTGTCAACAAGTATGACGGCtgtgatttaaatttaatagtaCTAATAGAGTTCAGCACCTTATAATCTCTATAAAATAATGCAGAATTAGAATataaactttttcctttgaatCTTTTTATCACAacataaatatctaatttatttgTATGTGAGAGGATCACATGAGAAAGTGATGGACGatttctgtttctttttcttacacataataaagaaaaaaaaattgtcacctTCCTATGATGTATGGCAAGTCCAACCAATTTCGACCCTACCACATTTTTacattgaaaaattattaaacttttaGCTTCAAAAAAACCTTAGTTTTCCAAATGCAAAATACCCATAAATCTGTTCTACTAAATTGAATTTATGcaaatcaagaaagaagaaaaaaagaatatcttGATTCTTGATTCTTGATTCTTGATTATTGATTCTTGGTTGTGTAGTTATTAGTGACTAGAGAAGATAAAAGACAAAAACTTGAAAAAGTAAGCAAGAACATAAGTGTACTAATGAAAAATGATGTACTACTATTAATAGTATTGAGCAGGGAGAATTAATGGAGGGagagagaaaataaagaagGTCCAGTTACACCTACAACTGCTACAACTCAGGGGTTTCTTGGAGTAGCAAtaaagatttcttttttttttctttctctttggtgcattacatttttaataacagagaagggaaaaaaaaagaatgttgggttgaaattttatatttgcatAAAGGTTGATGATTTCTTTCATGATTTTTGATTCAAGAAAATGGGTCATTATGGTTTTAGGATTCTTTTACATTTTCTCTTTATCATCACTTTCATTCTTGTATCTTTCTGTTGTACACATATTTTGGTTAGGGATGTTTCATTGAATGCTGCAAAGTATTTTGATAGTATTCATGGTTTTAAAGAGTTACATTATGTGGTTAGAAATGGGGATGGAAATGAAAGTCCAATTGGGAAGATGAAGATCTACGGAGGGAAGCAAATATTGATTGtggaaaagtttagaactttgCTTGGACTGAGTAGGTTTAGTCCAAGAAATGGTGATTTTGCATATTTTGAAGTatcaccttcaccttctccatcacCATCAATTGCCCCTGAGGCACCAGCTCCTTCGCCGGTGCCGCGAGTTCATAGGCATCCTCATCCACATTCTCATCACTATCCCTTTATCCCAGCTGCACACAGGGTaagggagaaaagaagaggGAAGAGTACTAGAGTTTTAACAGCTGTTCTTGTTTCTGTTGGGATTTCAACTGCATTGTGTGCAATTGCCCTTTTTTGGGGCTGCAAAAAGTTcaagaaacaaagaaagaaatcaACTAGATCAGTGTCACTGTTCAGCAGTGAAGCAGGAAATGTATGTAGTAGATCAAGGTATGGTAGCTCTCAGAATTCAGTGAAAAAGGTAACTTCTGATCCAGGCCCTGACCTTTTTTACCTTGATTCACTAGATGTTGCTCTCGAATCATCAGAATCGATTTGTCTAAATAAAAGTTCTGTCATTGAAAAGATTGACTCAAATGAAGACATAGCAAACAATACATTGAGTGAGAAAGATGAACAAGAACAGGTAATCAGTGTGTCAATGCCTGATGATGATAATTGTTCAGGTGTTGGAGAAATTGTCTGTGTTTATGAAAGTGCAGATTCAATGAAGTGTGATATGAATGATTGTAACTCTTCCAGTGGTGACAAAATAGTTCCTGAGGAAGTTCATTCATCAGATGATGAAGAATTATTCCATTCTTTATGTAATTCGCGTTCGTCTAGTATTAGACTATCCAATGTTTCAGCTGGTAGTCTTATAGAAACCTCAGAAATTATGCCTCAAGATGAATTAAAAACCTTAACTTGTTCTGTATCCTCCTCAACACACTTGTCTACTCCACCCCCACCGCCTCCACCTCCACCGCCTCCTTTGCCTACATTTCGTACTCATTCTCCTTGTAGGCCTACGGTTTCTTCAGTGAAAATGAAGTCTAAAGTTTTGAGTCATGCTTCATTGCAAATTGAATCATCCTCTAGAAATTCAGATAGTTCTTTGGAAAATGATTTGTTACAATCACCTCCACATCAAGCTAAGCCTGCTGGAGGAATTCCACCACCACCTTGTCCTCCACCTTTTGCAAGTGGAAGTGCTAGTCTTTCAAAAGGCCCGCCCCCTCCACCGTCTTTGCCTTTCCAACAATTGGCATTAGGCAAAGATGGAAGTCCACTCCCAAAATTGAAACCACTTCACTGGGACAAAGTAAGAGCTGCACCAGACCGATCAACTGTTTGGGACAAGCTCAGACCAAGCTCGTTCGAGTAAGTGTGTTTCCTTTTTCTCCTTAAAGGTTAGATATTATTATTCCTTAATTTTCGTTATCAATTCAGTCCATTTACAAATTGACGTTCGTGGAGCAGATTTGATGAGGAAATGATTGAGTCACTTTTCGGGTACAATCTACACAACTCTATGAAGATTGATGAAGGGAAAAGCAAAACTCCATCTCCAAGCAAGCATGTTCTTGAGCCTAAAAGACTACAAAACATAAGCATACTGTCAAAAGCTTTGGGTGTGACTGTAGAACAAGTTTGTGAAGCACTAATAAAAGGTAAGCAATTCTAACTTTCATCTCCCTTTGCACATTTGTGTCAACTTATCTGCACATTATTCTGCTTCCTCATGGAATTAATAAGATTAAGTGTCGTCATCTCTTAC is part of the Solanum lycopersicum chromosome 1, SLM_r2.1 genome and harbors:
- the LOC101244133 gene encoding formin-like protein 11 translates to MGHYGFRILLHFLFIITFILVSFCCTHILVRDVSLNAAKYFDSIHGFKELHYVVRNGDGNESPIGKMKIYGGKQILIVEKFRTLLGLSRFSPRNGDFAYFEVSPSPSPSPSIAPEAPAPSPVPRVHRHPHPHSHHYPFIPAAHRVREKRRGKSTRVLTAVLVSVGISTALCAIALFWGCKKFKKQRKKSTRSVSLFSSEAGNVCSRSRYGSSQNSVKKVTSDPGPDLFYLDSLDVALESSESICLNKSSVIEKIDSNEDIANNTLSEKDEQEQVISVSMPDDDNCSGVGEIVCVYESADSMKCDMNDCNSSSGDKIVPEEVHSSDDEELFHSLCNSRSSSIRLSNVSAGSLIETSEIMPQDELKTLTCSVSSSTHLSTPPPPPPPPPPPLPTFRTHSPCRPTVSSVKMKSKVLSHASLQIESSSRNSDSSLENDLLQSPPHQAKPAGGIPPPPCPPPFASGSASLSKGPPPPPSLPFQQLALGKDGSPLPKLKPLHWDKVRAAPDRSTVWDKLRPSSFEFDEEMIESLFGYNLHNSMKIDEGKSKTPSPSKHVLEPKRLQNISILSKALGVTVEQVCEALIKGNGLFLPQLEALAKMVPTKEEEDKLSSYKGDINELGSAEKFVMAMLKVPFAFLRIEAMLYRETFDDEVHLLKKSFSMLEEACKELRSSRLFLKLLEAVLKTGNRMNIGTIRGGARAFKLDALLKLSDVKGTDGKTTLLHFVVQEIIRSEGLKVSQSIMGKIDGRRKIKTIADREEDYKRMGLDLVSGLGTELCNVKKTATMDLDVIATSVSDLSEEMNKIKALVTNDLSEVENNGNFVHSMTTFLNYAERSLKELQEDENQVLLRVKEVTEYFHGNVSKDESNPLRIFVIVRDFLNMLDHVCKELRSSKTPNSPNPLAPFR